The DNA segment ATTTTTTATCGATAAAAATTTCACTCAAAATGCTGCTCCTAATGCAACCTTTTTTCAAATTTCTCGTCCAATTAATCACATCATATTTTTAAATACAAACCAAAAGGAGATCAACATGAACAGATTTACAATGATCAATCGTGCCTCCATCAAAATCGCAGTCATCGGGCTGGCAGCAATAATAACGATGACCTCTCTCCTGTACACTGATTCTTCATCAACTGCGGCCGCAGCCAAACAACAATCTAATATTAAGCTGCTCTTTAACGATCAGGAGTATTCATTTTCTTCCACACCTATAATATACAAAAATTCGCTCTACCTGCCTTTGCGCGATTTAGGTGAGCTATTGGGGAGCGTAGTGGTCTGGAACGCTGAAAATAAGACCGTAACAATGACGTATCCTAATCAAGTTGTGGTCACTAAACTAAACGCTCTAGACGCAACCGTAAACGGAAAAGCAGTTCAGCTTGACTCCCCTGCCATCGTTCGTGATGGACGCACATTCGTCCCGATTCGTTTCTTCTCGGAAGCTATTGGTGCTAGCGTTGATTGGCAGCCTGCTAACAGAACTGTGTCCTTATCCAAGACACCTACTTTTGCCAAGGGAATCGGTGTAAATATGAGCATTTGGCTAAACAAAGCAACAGGTGATGTATTTTTCGCCTATCCCTATGATGCTGAGCCAGTTAAGCTTGGACAATTAGAAGCCAATATCCAAGGATTTTTAAATATCAGTGCCTACAATCTGCCGGGTGAGCAGCAAAGCTTTATCCTTAAGATAGAAGATGTTTATGGCGAACCAAGTATCCATACCACCGTATATACCGCCTTTGTGAAAAACAATCAAATTCTTAAACAAAGCAAAGCCAATTACTTTAAGCGTTATGAGCAAAATACGCTCATAGACCATGAAGGCAATCCCATCCTAACCGACGGGAAGCTGCTCACAATCATCAATACCGAGGGTCAAATCATTAAGGAATACGATCTACCTAAGTTGAGCGGTAAAGACGAGATCCATTCCGTTCAGGCCGTAAGCTCTTCGTACTTGCTTATCCGTCCCAACTTATCTGGACATTTAACGCTCATCAACCTAAAGGACAATTCGATGACTTTGCTCTATCAACAGTTTTTGAGCAGTGAAGAGCAAGAATTTGCCGAAATGAACGATGTCCCCTATTTTGGTGATGATCTCGCCTTCTTAGGTGAGACGGAAGATGGGGAATTAAAATTTGAAAACCGCAGTCCATTTTATAGCGAGGGTAAAAAGTATGTTCACAAGTTGAATGAAGTGAAATAATTTTATAAATTTAGACAGCCCAGGAATGCTGTAAGCCCGGCAGCTATACGTTAGAAGCGCTACTGTCGCTCTGCCGAACAGCAGATTTACCCGAACCGCTACCTGCGGTTCGGGTAAATGGCCCCCAAGAGGCGCTGCGCTTGCCGGTTTAGGAATACACTCACTTCAGCTATGGAGGCTCGTTTCTACGTAGAGAATGGAGCACTAGTACGGCTTGAAGCCGATGGAATTCAAGGCAGCAACGTTATTTCCTGCTGCGTGCGCTCGGGAGACCCTCTGCCTCCCCATGCTAAATATTTTCTGGAGCAGCTACCTAATTATCCGAGCATCGCCGCTTGTCGCTTGTAATGATCCTCAAGCACGAGGCAAGCCATCGCTTCAACCACCGGAATAATCCGTGGGCAGATAGATGGATCATGTCTGCCTTCCGTTATGATTTGCTGCTCCTCACCATGAATATTCATCGTTTGCTGAGGTACTGAAATTGAGGAGGTCGGTTTAACAACTATGCGGAACACAATTTCATTTCCCGTGCTAATTCCACCTAAAATACCGCCCGCATTGTTGCTCACAAATCCCGAAGCGTTCATTTCATCGTTATGCTCGCTTCCCAGCATGCCCGCTGCGGCAAAGCCTGCGCCAAATTCGATCCCTTTGACAGCTCCGATTGATAGCATTGCCTTGGCAAGCTCCGCATCAAGCTTATCGAATACAGGCTCTCCAAGTCCCGCCTTTACACCGCGAATTCGGCACTCTACAATGCCGCCGCAGCTGTCTCCCGCGGCTGCGAGCTGCTCTACCCGCTCAATCATCCGCACTGCGGCATCCGGGTCGCAGGCTCGGACTGCATTCTGCTCAATGACCTCTTCGTTGTATGTTTCACAGCGAATTCCGCCAAGCTCCTTCGTATAAGCCACCACTTGAACGCCGCGGTGCTCCAGCAACTTGCGGGCGACAGCACCTGCCGCCACTCTTCCCGCCGTCTCTCGGCCAGAAGCTCTACCGCTGCCGCGGTGATCACGAATCCCGTATTTTTGCAAATAGGTGTAATCGGCATGTCCCGGACGAAAGGCATTTTGAATATCGCTGTATGCCTCTGGACGCATATCTTTATTCTCCAGCATAATAAAGAGCGGCGTACCGGTAGTTTTGCCTTCAAACATTCCCGATTTGATGCTAATTACGTCATACTCCTTACGCGGTGTAGTGACGGATGATTGTCCTGGTTTGCGACGATCCATTTGTTTCTGTATATAAGCTTCAGTAAGCTCCACTCCCGGAGTTACACCATCGACAATAACGCCGACAGCCTGGCCATGTGATTCTCCGAACGTTGTAATTTTGAACACTTCTCCAAATGTATTACCTGCCATATCGTTCTCCTCCTCATACTATCCCTTCTGCCAGCTTCTCCTCTTCCGCAAAGTTGACAGCTTCTTATATCCCTTATTATAATTTGCTCAGTGATATAAATGAAATTTAAAATTATGCATAGTGGTATAGATAGTATTTATGCCAATTGATTGGTTAAAGATATCCAACTTTCGATGACAATTGATAACATAGGAATAGCAGGTGAATCAATGGCTCCAATTTATCCAATGAATCAGGTTAATGTTGAATTGTATCGTATTTTTCTACACACCGCACGCCTTGGCAATTTGACTAAGGCCGCCCAACAATTGCATATCACCCAGCCATCCGTAAGCTATGCGATTAAGCAGCTGGAATCACGTCTTGAGGTCAAATTGTTCGATCGCCTTTCCAAAGGGGTACAATTGACGCCGGAAGGCAGCGCATTGCTTGAGTATGTTGAACAATCCTTCGCCTTACTCCAAGCCGGAGAACAGAAAATCGCGAATCTCAAAAAATTATCGAGCGGGGAGCTTCGTGTCGGGGCTAGCGGCCCAATGTTCAAGCATTTGCTCCTACCGGCGCTCGATCACTTTCACGTCCGTTATCCCGATGTCAGAATTCGTCTGTCCCAGGCTAAAAGCAGCGATATCCAGCATCAGCTTATTGAAGGACAAATCGACATCGGCCTCGTCCATCTCCCACTGAACGACGAGAGGCTTGCTTCGAACCATCTTATTTCGCAACAGCAGATTTTTGTCGTAGGGTCAGCTTATCGTCATTTTTCCAAGAAAAAGATTTCTGCAAATGAACTGAACAATATTCCTTTGCTCTTATTTTCCAAAGATAGTAGTACGCGGGATTTTGTCGAGAAGTGGCTCCTTTCTCTTGGCATTGAGGCTCAGGTCGACATCGAACTCGGCAGCCTCGACTTACTGATCGAGTTCGCCAAACGGGGATACGGTGCCGCCTTCGTCGCCCGCGCCTTCGCCGAACAGGAATTGCAGGATGGCACATTGTTTGAACTGCAGATTATCGAATCGATCCCATTGCGCTCCATCTCCGTTGCAACCCGCCGGGACATGTCGTTGTCAATTAGCGCCCAGCAGTTTATGGAAGTATTGATCGATTCCTTGAAATCTTCCATTTAACCATGTTTGTAATGCACCGCAAAGGGTAACTATAAATAAGGACAGGATCAATTTTGCTTACTAAAGGAGGCTTCTATAATGGGGCAACAATCCGAAGATCAAATCCGCAACAAACTTAACGAGAAAGACGATTCATTAGCGGAGAAGAAAAAAATTGAAAGCGGCGTGGACATAGAACCACAAGCCGAAGAATGGGTTGCTAAACCCGTTGCATTTGTCGAAGAGGACAAAACCGATCATAATTAAGCAGCACATCGGCACCCAAGGAAATAGATAGGCATAATCCTATTGCTTCTCTGCTTCCTTGGGTGTTTTTTTGGCTTATTGCTCGCCGGCCACCTTGCCAGCATTCTTCCCAATGGCAAATCCCAAAGTATTCTCGGTTTTTAATTGAGCCGAGAGTAAAGCGCAAATCATGATGAC comes from the Paenibacillus lentus genome and includes:
- a CDS encoding LysR family transcriptional regulator; the encoded protein is MAPIYPMNQVNVELYRIFLHTARLGNLTKAAQQLHITQPSVSYAIKQLESRLEVKLFDRLSKGVQLTPEGSALLEYVEQSFALLQAGEQKIANLKKLSSGELRVGASGPMFKHLLLPALDHFHVRYPDVRIRLSQAKSSDIQHQLIEGQIDIGLVHLPLNDERLASNHLISQQQIFVVGSAYRHFSKKKISANELNNIPLLLFSKDSSTRDFVEKWLLSLGIEAQVDIELGSLDLLIEFAKRGYGAAFVARAFAEQELQDGTLFELQIIESIPLRSISVATRRDMSLSISAQQFMEVLIDSLKSSI
- the aroC gene encoding chorismate synthase, whose protein sequence is MAGNTFGEVFKITTFGESHGQAVGVIVDGVTPGVELTEAYIQKQMDRRKPGQSSVTTPRKEYDVISIKSGMFEGKTTGTPLFIMLENKDMRPEAYSDIQNAFRPGHADYTYLQKYGIRDHRGSGRASGRETAGRVAAGAVARKLLEHRGVQVVAYTKELGGIRCETYNEEVIEQNAVRACDPDAAVRMIERVEQLAAAGDSCGGIVECRIRGVKAGLGEPVFDKLDAELAKAMLSIGAVKGIEFGAGFAAAGMLGSEHNDEMNASGFVSNNAGGILGGISTGNEIVFRIVVKPTSSISVPQQTMNIHGEEQQIITEGRHDPSICPRIIPVVEAMACLVLEDHYKRQAAMLG
- a CDS encoding stalk domain-containing protein, which produces MHFIHDYSQSSDPPHPGDGVFFIDKNFTQNAAPNATFFQISRPINHIIFLNTNQKEINMNRFTMINRASIKIAVIGLAAIITMTSLLYTDSSSTAAAAKQQSNIKLLFNDQEYSFSSTPIIYKNSLYLPLRDLGELLGSVVVWNAENKTVTMTYPNQVVVTKLNALDATVNGKAVQLDSPAIVRDGRTFVPIRFFSEAIGASVDWQPANRTVSLSKTPTFAKGIGVNMSIWLNKATGDVFFAYPYDAEPVKLGQLEANIQGFLNISAYNLPGEQQSFILKIEDVYGEPSIHTTVYTAFVKNNQILKQSKANYFKRYEQNTLIDHEGNPILTDGKLLTIINTEGQIIKEYDLPKLSGKDEIHSVQAVSSSYLLIRPNLSGHLTLINLKDNSMTLLYQQFLSSEEQEFAEMNDVPYFGDDLAFLGETEDGELKFENRSPFYSEGKKYVHKLNEVK